One genomic window of Oncorhynchus kisutch isolate 150728-3 linkage group LG24, Okis_V2, whole genome shotgun sequence includes the following:
- the LOC109869057 gene encoding rho-related GTP-binding protein RhoA-C, translating into MAAIRKKLVIVGDGACGKTCLLIVFSKDQFPEVYVPTVFENYVADIEVDSKQVELALWDTAGQEDYDRLRPLSYPDTDVILMCFSIDSPDSLENIPEKWTPEVKHFCPNVPIILVGNKKDLRNDEHTRRELAKMKQEPVKPEEGRDMANRINAFGYLECSAKTKDGVREVFEMATRAALQAKKRGKKNACLLL; encoded by the exons ATGGCTGCGATCCGTAAGAAGCTGGTGATCGTGGGAGATGGTGCTTGTGGGAAGACCTGTCTGTTgatagtcttcagtaaagaccaGTTCCCTGAGGTCTACGTACCTACAGTGTTTGAGAACTATGTGGCAGATATTGAGGTGGACAGTAAGCAG GTGGAACTGGCCCTCTGGGACACAGCCGGACAGGAGGACTATGACAGACTAAGGCCTCTCTCCTACCCTGACACTGATGTCATCCTCATGTGCTTTTCCATAGATAGTCCTGACAGCTTGG AGAATATCCCAGAGAAGTGGACCCCTGAAGTAAAGCACTTCTGTCCAAATGTGCCCATCATTCTTGTGGGTAATAAGAAGGACTTGCGGAATGATGAGCACACACGTCGGGAGTTAGCAAAAATGAAGCAG GAACCAGTGAAGCCAGAGGAGGGCCGGGACATGGCTAACCGCATCAACGCGTTTGGCTACTTGGAGTGCTCAGCCAAGACGAAAGACGGTGTGAGGGAGGTGTTTGAGATGGCCACCAGGGCGGCACTGCAGGCCAAGAAACGTGGCAAGAAGAATGCCTGTCTCCTGCTATAG